From a region of the Paenibacillus lutimineralis genome:
- a CDS encoding coenzyme F420-0:L-glutamate ligase has product MERVVGTVVRGLRCPIINQGDSIEDIVVDSVLKASEIEGFDISDKDIVTITESIVARAQGNYATIDHIAKDVNAKFGDDTIGVIFPILSRNRFAICLRGIAKGAKKVVLMLSYPSDEVGNHLVDLDLLDEKGVNPWTDVLTEQQFREHFGYNKHTFTGVDYIDYYKSLIEEYGIECEVVFSNNPKTILNYTKSVLTCDIHTRFRTKRILKANGAEKVFSLDNILAESVDGSGFNESYGLLGSNKSTESSVKLFPRNCQPIVDKIQSVLKDKTGKQVEVMVYGDGAFKDPVGKIWELADPVVSPAYTAGLDGTPNEVKLKYLADNNFSHLRGEELQQAIAEYINNKESDLVGAMESQGTTPRKLTDLIGSLSDLTSGSGDKGTPVIYIQGYFDNYTK; this is encoded by the coding sequence TTGGAAAGAGTAGTAGGAACTGTGGTTAGAGGACTGCGCTGCCCGATCATCAATCAGGGAGACAGCATTGAAGATATCGTCGTGGACAGCGTACTGAAGGCTTCCGAAATCGAAGGCTTTGACATTAGCGATAAAGATATCGTGACGATCACTGAATCGATTGTAGCGCGTGCCCAAGGCAATTATGCGACAATCGATCATATCGCGAAGGACGTTAACGCTAAATTTGGAGATGATACGATCGGAGTTATCTTCCCCATTCTAAGCCGTAATCGCTTTGCCATCTGTCTACGGGGCATTGCCAAAGGCGCCAAGAAAGTCGTATTGATGCTTAGCTACCCTTCTGACGAAGTGGGCAATCACCTGGTCGATCTGGACCTGCTCGATGAAAAAGGAGTCAATCCATGGACGGATGTTCTAACCGAACAGCAATTCCGCGAACATTTCGGATATAACAAGCATACATTTACCGGTGTGGATTACATCGACTATTATAAATCGCTGATTGAAGAATACGGCATTGAATGTGAAGTTGTCTTCTCGAATAATCCGAAGACGATTCTGAATTACACGAAGAGCGTCTTGACTTGCGATATTCACACAAGATTTAGAACGAAGCGGATCCTAAAAGCAAATGGTGCTGAGAAAGTCTTCAGCCTGGACAATATCCTAGCAGAATCTGTGGACGGCAGCGGGTTTAATGAGTCTTACGGCTTGCTTGGCTCCAATAAATCCACCGAGAGCAGCGTGAAGCTTTTCCCGCGTAACTGTCAGCCCATTGTAGATAAGATTCAATCCGTACTCAAAGACAAGACCGGGAAACAGGTAGAGGTTATGGTCTATGGAGACGGTGCCTTTAAAGATCCTGTAGGCAAGATCTGGGAGCTTGCCGATCCGGTTGTATCCCCAGCTTACACTGCGGGTCTGGACGGAACGCCGAACGAAGTTAAATTGAAGTACTTGGCCGATAATAACTTCTCTCATCTGAGAGGGGAAGAACTGCAGCAAGCGATCGCCGAGTACATTAACAATAAAGAATCCGATCTTGTTGGAGCCATGGAATCGCAAGGCACCACGCCAAGAAAGCTTACCGACCTGATCGGTTCCCTGTCCGACCTGACCTCAGGCAGCGGCGACAAAGGTACGCCTGTCATCTATATTCAAGGCTATTTCGACAATTACACGAAATAA
- a CDS encoding Cof-type HAD-IIB family hydrolase — translation MTYKMIVLDLDDTLLRDDGTISPRNKQALMAAQEAGVKVVLASGRPTYAMKALADELELERFGSYILSFNGAKIINWKTREEPFSSTLAPETAHALYEMSIQEGVSALTYVGDDIVTEQVNEYTHIEAQITGMKIAEVPSFIEAVQVPVVKVLMVEDPDKLVRVEEKLKAKLTGKLNVMRSKPFFLEFTENGVNKGTSLNHLIKQLGIERSEVIAMGDGYNDVAMLEFAGLGVAMGNAPKEIKQLADYVTDTNMNDGVAQVVESFILNDLIPTT, via the coding sequence ATGACATATAAAATGATAGTACTAGATTTAGATGATACTCTGCTTCGCGATGATGGGACGATCTCGCCCCGCAACAAGCAAGCGCTAATGGCTGCGCAGGAGGCAGGCGTAAAGGTTGTACTGGCATCGGGGAGACCTACTTATGCAATGAAGGCACTGGCCGATGAATTGGAGCTGGAGCGGTTCGGGAGCTATATTCTATCGTTCAACGGAGCGAAGATTATTAATTGGAAGACGCGAGAGGAGCCATTCAGCAGCACGCTGGCCCCAGAGACAGCTCACGCTCTTTATGAGATGAGTATTCAAGAGGGCGTATCAGCGCTAACGTATGTCGGCGATGATATTGTGACGGAGCAGGTGAATGAGTATACCCATATTGAAGCGCAAATTACTGGAATGAAGATTGCTGAGGTGCCAAGCTTCATCGAGGCCGTTCAAGTCCCGGTTGTGAAGGTGCTAATGGTTGAAGATCCGGACAAGCTTGTACGGGTTGAAGAGAAGCTGAAAGCCAAGCTGACAGGAAAATTGAACGTGATGCGTTCGAAGCCATTTTTTCTCGAGTTCACGGAGAATGGTGTCAATAAAGGAACCAGCCTGAATCATTTGATCAAACAGCTGGGAATTGAGCGCTCAGAAGTGATCGCGATGGGCGATGGATATAACGATGTAGCGATGCTTGAATTTGCCGGTCTAGGCGTTGCTATGGGCAATGCGCCTAAGGAAATTAAGCAGTTGGCCGATTATGTCACAGATACGAATATGAATGATGGCGTGGCTCAGGTTGTGGAATCATTTATTCTGAATGACCTGATACCAACGACATAA
- a CDS encoding Rqc2 family fibronectin-binding protein, with product MALDGIVTHSIVHELQICVGGRINKIHQPTDNDIIIQLRSRGGNRRLLLSANPTYPRVQMTEQSFPNPLEAPMFCMLLRKHCESGVIEAVTQQEMERIIHIDIRQRDELGDESLKRIIIELMGRHSNIILLDPASGTQLDGIHHVTPAISSYRIVMPGFAYTEPPQQNKLHPLEIVKEQFMDAYQQAEIGTSDKSWLVSTFSGLSPLIAEEICLRASKAEEDSAGVAADNNASHEMTMGKATALWSSFADLMAQIREHHYEPVTGENAKGKSVFSAVKLTLIQSNLRTYDSISDCMEEYYGDKALRDTVKQKTSDLLRFLHNELSKNIKKMSKLEEDLAEAGDAEQYRVRGELLFSSLHLMHKGDKAVELINYYDENQATVTIDLDPLLTPSENAQRYFKKYNKYKNSLTVIDEQMKITREEISYMEQLLQQLSHATLDDIDEIREELVQQGYLRDRSKKMKKKKKNDKPTLHVYTSSEGIEIYVGKNNLQNDYVTNRVGNANDTWLHTKDIPGSHVLIRSNSYGEATLNEAAQLSAYYSQAKQSSSVPVDYTLIRHVRKPSGAKPGFVIYDHQKTLFVTPDEHMIKKMPNVVRN from the coding sequence ATGGCACTTGACGGAATCGTAACGCACTCCATCGTTCACGAACTACAGATTTGTGTAGGTGGACGCATCAATAAAATACATCAGCCTACGGATAACGACATTATTATTCAATTGCGCTCAAGAGGAGGCAACCGGCGCCTGCTGCTCTCGGCCAACCCGACATATCCCCGGGTGCAAATGACCGAGCAATCCTTCCCCAATCCGCTGGAAGCTCCGATGTTCTGCATGCTACTACGCAAGCATTGTGAGAGCGGCGTCATCGAAGCCGTTACCCAGCAAGAAATGGAACGGATAATCCATATCGACATTCGGCAACGCGATGAGCTTGGGGATGAATCCTTGAAGCGCATCATCATTGAATTAATGGGACGGCACAGCAACATTATTCTGCTCGATCCCGCATCGGGAACACAGCTGGACGGAATTCACCATGTAACCCCGGCAATCAGCAGCTACCGGATCGTCATGCCCGGATTCGCTTATACAGAGCCTCCGCAGCAGAATAAGCTGCATCCGCTTGAGATTGTGAAGGAGCAATTCATGGATGCCTATCAGCAGGCTGAGATCGGGACCTCGGATAAGAGCTGGCTTGTATCCACCTTTAGTGGACTTAGCCCACTTATCGCTGAGGAGATATGTCTGAGGGCAAGCAAGGCAGAGGAAGACTCTGCAGGAGTAGCCGCAGATAACAATGCTTCTCACGAGATGACAATGGGTAAAGCGACTGCACTCTGGAGCTCTTTCGCCGACCTGATGGCGCAAATTCGCGAGCATCACTATGAACCGGTTACCGGCGAGAATGCCAAAGGGAAGAGTGTATTCTCTGCCGTGAAGCTCACGCTGATCCAGAGTAATCTGCGCACCTATGATTCCATTAGCGACTGCATGGAAGAATACTACGGCGACAAGGCGTTAAGAGATACGGTGAAGCAGAAGACCAGCGATCTGCTGCGCTTCCTGCACAATGAACTAAGCAAAAATATTAAGAAAATGTCCAAGCTGGAAGAGGACTTGGCCGAAGCCGGAGATGCCGAACAATACCGCGTTAGGGGCGAGTTGCTGTTCTCCTCCCTGCACCTGATGCATAAGGGAGACAAAGCCGTAGAATTGATCAACTACTACGATGAGAACCAGGCAACCGTGACGATTGATCTCGATCCACTGCTGACGCCATCGGAGAATGCCCAGCGTTATTTTAAGAAATATAATAAATACAAGAACAGTCTGACGGTCATCGATGAACAAATGAAGATTACCCGCGAGGAGATCAGCTATATGGAGCAGCTGCTACAGCAGCTCTCCCACGCGACACTCGACGATATTGACGAAATTCGCGAAGAGCTGGTACAGCAAGGATATCTGCGCGATCGGAGCAAGAAGATGAAAAAGAAGAAGAAAAACGACAAGCCGACACTGCATGTCTATACTTCTTCCGAAGGAATTGAAATCTACGTAGGCAAGAACAATCTGCAGAATGACTACGTAACGAACCGGGTCGGCAATGCGAACGATACATGGCTGCATACGAAGGATATCCCCGGCTCGCACGTGCTGATCCGCAGTAACTCCTACGGTGAAGCGACGCTTAACGAAGCGGCGCAATTATCTGCATACTACAGCCAGGCTAAGCAATCCAGCAGTGTACCGGTCGACTACACGCTGATCCGCCATGTTCGCAAGCCAAGCGGGGCTAAGCCAGGATTTGTGATCTATGATCATCAGAAGACTCTGTTCGTTACTCCGGATGAGCACATGATCAAGAAGATGCCTAATGTGGTGAGAAATTAA
- a CDS encoding PHP domain-containing protein: MKETNESRYDLHTHSRASDGMNTPEENVKLAKEKGLAGLAVTDHDTVAGIAAAQIEGERIGVHIIPGVEISTQAAGKDIHVLGYYLNVEDSVLLERLAGLRATRDARNEQIIRNLQGLGLSITLQEVIDGLGRSLRPDESLGRPHIADALVHKGYVRDMREAFDRYLAEGKPGYAAQPRISPQQAMEWIREAGGAPVIAHPGLYGDDELVRTIIEAGRPAGIEVYHSDHGHAEEQRYLAIANEYHLISTGGSDYHGVRQGVVFHGDLGSRFVTEETVERLRQAVQQLRG; encoded by the coding sequence ATGAAGGAGACCAATGAATCTAGATATGATTTACATACTCATAGCCGTGCATCGGACGGGATGAACACGCCGGAAGAGAATGTGAAGTTAGCAAAGGAGAAAGGACTGGCTGGTCTAGCGGTTACTGACCATGATACCGTGGCCGGAATCGCTGCGGCTCAGATAGAAGGAGAACGGATAGGGGTTCATATCATTCCGGGTGTGGAGATCAGCACCCAGGCAGCAGGCAAAGATATTCATGTGCTCGGTTACTATCTAAATGTTGAGGACTCCGTTCTGCTGGAGAGGTTGGCTGGACTGCGTGCAACACGTGATGCCCGCAATGAGCAGATTATCCGTAATCTTCAAGGCTTGGGCCTGTCGATCACGCTGCAAGAGGTTATCGATGGTCTAGGTCGCAGCCTGCGCCCGGATGAGAGCTTGGGACGCCCACATATTGCAGATGCGTTGGTGCACAAAGGTTATGTCCGTGATATGCGCGAGGCCTTTGATCGGTATTTGGCTGAAGGGAAACCCGGCTATGCAGCTCAGCCAAGAATATCACCGCAGCAGGCGATGGAATGGATTCGCGAAGCTGGCGGCGCTCCGGTGATCGCCCATCCTGGCTTGTACGGGGATGACGAGCTAGTCCGTACAATTATTGAGGCTGGAAGGCCTGCCGGAATCGAGGTATATCACTCGGACCATGGGCACGCGGAGGAACAACGATATTTAGCGATCGCTAATGAATATCATCTGATTTCCACTGGGGGCTCGGACTATCATGGCGTCAGGCAGGGTGTTGTGTTCCATGGCGATCTTGGCAGCCGTTTCGTTACAGAGGAGACGGTGGAACGACTAAGGCAAGCTGTCCAACAATTGAGAGGGTAA
- a CDS encoding YdeI/OmpD-associated family protein produces the protein MSKSIVEKLNLHKYDRVAVLNKPEDTEYLEELSGYDTVLEDQSYDLIFAFVLEMKSLQELVTHVIEHQNLRSGGYLFVAYPKKGNKVYPTYIHRDDLFPSLGSDEEGYIGTSTIKFARMVGLDDVFTVVGFKEDAKGKYKSKSKGSPSAKSSQRVDDYIAFIPNVEKDLKDTPELLSFYRSLTPGYRKDWARYVYSAKQEETVAKRRVEMKMILQAGYKTRELYRQSQAQS, from the coding sequence ATGTCGAAATCCATTGTAGAAAAGCTGAATCTGCATAAGTACGATCGGGTTGCGGTGTTGAATAAACCGGAAGACACGGAGTATTTGGAGGAGTTAAGCGGTTATGATACAGTGCTTGAGGATCAATCATATGATCTTATATTCGCATTTGTATTAGAAATGAAGTCGCTGCAGGAACTAGTTACCCACGTGATTGAACATCAGAATCTCCGTAGCGGAGGTTATCTCTTTGTTGCTTATCCCAAGAAAGGCAATAAGGTCTATCCGACATACATTCATCGGGATGATCTGTTCCCAAGCCTTGGCAGTGATGAGGAGGGGTATATCGGGACAAGCACGATAAAATTCGCCCGGATGGTGGGGCTGGATGACGTCTTTACCGTCGTTGGATTTAAAGAGGATGCTAAAGGAAAATACAAGAGCAAGAGCAAGGGCAGCCCATCCGCAAAATCAAGTCAGCGAGTGGACGACTACATCGCATTCATCCCTAACGTGGAAAAGGACCTGAAGGATACCCCGGAGCTGCTAAGCTTCTATCGTTCGCTAACTCCGGGATACCGTAAAGATTGGGCACGTTATGTCTACAGTGCGAAACAGGAAGAGACGGTGGCGAAGCGCCGCGTGGAGATGAAGATGATCCTTCAGGCTGGTTACAAGACCCGCGAGCTATACCGCCAATCCCAAGCCCAATCTTGA
- a CDS encoding calcium-translocating P-type ATPase, SERCA-type — MEQKNWHQWNGEELLELLNVKREQGLTRDEAQRRREENGWNELSEGKRVSPLLLFLNQFKDFMMLVLMGATLISGILGEYLDAITIIAIVILNGVLGFIQEFRAERSLRALKQLSAPHAKVLRDGTIEHIPAKELVPGDIVIVESGDRIPADVRWLSVSSMDVEESALTGESHPVGKHAGVLREAEVPLGDQKNLGFMGTMVTRGSGRGIVVRTGMDTEMGKIADLIQNTDSQETPLQRRLEQLGKILIYLSLGLTVLVVLVGILHGQPPGAMFLAGVSLAVAAIPEGLPAIVTIALALGVQRMIKRKAIVRKLPSVETLGCASVICSDKTGTLTQNKMTVTHVWLEGRALEVTGDGYEPVGQILEHGRSVDLKKDQSLRRLLQVSSLCGNAVIHEEDGDQQAKRKGKEREETAASRWKLKGDPTEGALVTLAAKMGLSPSALGSIYTREKELPFDSDRKRMSVIVSHQGGKMALVKGAPDMLLEKCSYILWDGKVVPFTGTFRQKVQAANEGMARNALRVLGLAYRDLRHDDAVESEADVESQLIFIGLAGMIDPPRREAREAISVCRRAGIKTVMITGDHGLTAEAIAAELGIIPRGGRTMSGNQLAAISDEELDLQIDQIYVYSRVAPEHKLRIVKSLQRKGHVVAMTGDGVNDAPAIKAADIGIAMGITGTDVSKEASSLILSDDNFSSIVAAIEEGRNIYENIRKFIRYLLASNVGEILTMFFAMLAGLPLPLLPIQILWVNLVTDGLPAMALGVDQPEKDLMEHKPRGAKENIFARRLGWKIISRGLLIGFCTLGAFWITLHSAPDDPAQLAKAQSVAFATLVMAQLIHVFDCRSSRSIFHRNILQNRYLVVAVLSSVLLLLGVMYIESLQPIFKTVPLGFREWALSFVAAGIPTFLLGAGSVWSGRRRKYNGPRQMISAKSTNIRA, encoded by the coding sequence ATGGAACAAAAAAACTGGCACCAGTGGAATGGGGAAGAGCTTCTGGAGCTGTTGAACGTGAAGCGCGAACAGGGCCTGACCCGGGATGAGGCGCAGAGGAGACGGGAAGAGAACGGCTGGAACGAATTGTCGGAGGGCAAGCGGGTATCTCCGCTGCTGCTGTTCCTGAACCAGTTTAAAGATTTCATGATGCTCGTATTAATGGGAGCTACGCTCATATCGGGAATTCTAGGCGAATATTTGGACGCCATTACGATTATTGCCATTGTAATCCTGAACGGTGTGCTCGGGTTCATTCAGGAATTCCGAGCTGAGCGTTCACTGCGAGCCTTGAAGCAGTTGTCTGCTCCCCACGCGAAGGTTCTTCGTGACGGGACCATCGAGCATATTCCGGCCAAGGAGCTTGTTCCCGGCGATATCGTAATCGTTGAGAGTGGAGATCGGATTCCGGCAGACGTTCGCTGGCTGTCTGTAAGCAGTATGGATGTCGAGGAGTCCGCATTGACTGGGGAATCCCATCCCGTTGGCAAGCATGCCGGGGTGCTCCGCGAGGCGGAGGTGCCGCTGGGCGACCAGAAGAACCTGGGCTTTATGGGTACGATGGTGACCCGTGGCAGTGGCAGAGGAATCGTCGTTCGTACAGGCATGGATACAGAGATGGGTAAAATAGCAGATCTAATCCAAAATACCGATTCCCAGGAGACTCCGCTGCAGCGCCGTCTTGAGCAGCTGGGCAAAATATTGATATATCTCTCGCTGGGGCTCACGGTACTGGTCGTCCTCGTCGGTATTCTACATGGACAACCGCCCGGGGCCATGTTCTTAGCTGGGGTGAGCTTGGCTGTAGCGGCGATACCCGAGGGTCTGCCGGCGATCGTCACAATTGCGCTAGCACTTGGCGTACAGCGTATGATCAAGCGCAAGGCGATTGTCCGCAAGCTTCCTTCCGTTGAGACATTGGGCTGTGCTTCGGTCATATGCTCGGATAAGACAGGAACGTTAACACAGAACAAAATGACAGTAACCCATGTGTGGCTTGAAGGGCGAGCCCTGGAAGTAACAGGCGACGGCTATGAGCCAGTCGGTCAGATATTGGAGCATGGACGATCGGTTGATCTTAAGAAAGATCAGAGCTTGCGCCGGCTGCTGCAGGTCAGCTCGCTGTGTGGAAATGCCGTGATCCATGAGGAAGACGGCGACCAGCAAGCGAAGCGCAAGGGGAAGGAACGGGAGGAGACCGCTGCTTCACGGTGGAAGCTGAAGGGGGATCCGACCGAAGGAGCGCTCGTTACGCTGGCAGCGAAGATGGGCTTATCTCCAAGCGCGCTCGGCAGCATATATACACGCGAGAAGGAATTGCCATTTGATTCTGACCGCAAGCGAATGTCTGTTATCGTATCCCACCAGGGCGGAAAAATGGCGCTCGTCAAGGGAGCGCCGGATATGCTGCTGGAGAAATGCTCCTATATATTGTGGGACGGCAAGGTGGTTCCCTTCACCGGGACCTTCCGTCAGAAGGTCCAGGCTGCTAACGAGGGAATGGCGCGGAACGCGTTGCGTGTACTCGGACTGGCATACCGCGACTTGAGACATGATGATGCGGTCGAGTCAGAAGCGGATGTCGAGTCTCAATTAATATTCATCGGACTGGCCGGGATGATCGATCCGCCGCGCCGTGAGGCACGGGAGGCGATATCTGTCTGCCGCCGTGCTGGTATCAAGACAGTGATGATTACAGGCGACCACGGTCTGACAGCTGAAGCGATTGCCGCCGAACTCGGCATTATTCCGAGGGGTGGACGCACCATGTCCGGCAATCAGTTGGCTGCCATCAGTGATGAGGAGCTGGATCTTCAAATTGATCAGATCTATGTCTACTCCCGTGTTGCACCGGAACACAAGCTGCGGATTGTCAAGTCGCTGCAGCGTAAAGGCCATGTCGTAGCCATGACTGGCGATGGCGTCAACGATGCCCCGGCGATTAAGGCGGCGGATATTGGAATCGCAATGGGTATTACCGGCACTGATGTATCTAAGGAGGCCTCTTCCCTAATACTCAGTGATGACAACTTCTCCTCCATCGTGGCGGCGATTGAGGAAGGACGGAATATTTACGAGAACATCCGCAAGTTCATCCGCTACTTACTCGCTTCCAATGTCGGTGAGATATTAACGATGTTCTTCGCCATGTTGGCCGGGCTGCCGCTACCGCTACTGCCGATTCAGATCTTGTGGGTTAATCTCGTTACAGACGGTTTGCCAGCGATGGCGCTTGGTGTAGACCAACCGGAGAAAGATTTAATGGAACACAAGCCGCGCGGAGCGAAAGAGAATATTTTTGCACGTAGACTAGGCTGGAAAATTATTAGCCGCGGATTGTTGATCGGCTTCTGTACGCTCGGGGCCTTCTGGATCACGTTGCATAGCGCACCGGATGACCCAGCTCAGCTAGCCAAGGCGCAGTCAGTTGCTTTCGCAACATTGGTCATGGCCCAGCTGATTCATGTGTTCGACTGCCGGAGTTCACGTTCGATTTTCCATCGCAACATCCTACAGAACCGTTATCTTGTCGTAGCTGTACTATCATCCGTACTCCTGCTGCTCGGGGTCATGTATATCGAGAGTCTGCAGCCGATCTTCAAGACGGTTCCGCTCGGTTTCCGTGAATGGGCGCTCAGCTTCGTTGCTGCAGGCATACCGACGTTCCTGCTTGGGGCAGGCAGTGTCTGGTCGGGACGCCGTCGCAAGTATAACGGTCCAAGACAGATGATCTCGGCGAAAAGTACAAATATTCGTGCATAA
- a CDS encoding helix-turn-helix transcriptional regulator — protein MNQRRLMIMRLLDARKKFTARELAERFDVSVRTIQRDLDYLQQLGFPLYTEVGANGGYRVLPNRILPPLQLTEHEAFGLFMMMEYLQQVPDFPYGSIREQLSDHYFSSLPSDVQDRITRMSQHIAFLQNHSKQPEALTTQIIHAAMEKKQIKFTYASRSGLKEIEVYPIGIYYEHGYWYMPAQKRERVLLYRLDRMQSLAILHQTDTSVPTLKEWLISTDDREKIEVTVRFTDFGARLAQSDILFKLMKDYEWRGSVPPEEFPFMARRLLAYGPEAEVVQPKELRELVGELLESSLAPYRQDF, from the coding sequence ATGAATCAACGCAGACTAATGATTATGCGTCTATTGGACGCCAGAAAGAAATTTACAGCTCGTGAACTGGCTGAACGATTTGACGTATCAGTCCGAACCATTCAGCGGGATCTCGATTATTTACAGCAACTGGGCTTTCCCTTATACACCGAGGTGGGTGCCAACGGCGGCTATCGGGTTCTGCCGAACCGGATTTTGCCACCTTTGCAGCTTACCGAGCATGAAGCGTTCGGCCTGTTCATGATGATGGAATATTTGCAGCAGGTTCCTGACTTTCCTTACGGTTCCATTCGCGAACAGCTGTCTGATCACTATTTCTCCAGCTTGCCAAGTGATGTCCAGGATCGGATTACCAGAATGAGTCAGCATATTGCTTTTTTACAAAATCACTCCAAGCAACCGGAAGCCCTGACAACACAGATCATCCATGCGGCTATGGAGAAAAAACAGATTAAATTCACTTACGCATCACGCAGCGGGCTGAAGGAAATAGAGGTTTACCCAATTGGCATTTATTACGAGCATGGCTACTGGTATATGCCGGCTCAGAAGCGTGAGCGGGTGCTGTTATACCGGCTTGACCGAATGCAGAGCTTGGCAATCCTCCACCAAACGGATACTTCTGTCCCAACACTGAAGGAATGGCTAATCTCAACCGATGATAGGGAGAAGATAGAAGTGACGGTGCGGTTTACCGATTTCGGGGCAAGGCTGGCCCAATCAGATATTCTTTTCAAGTTGATGAAGGATTATGAGTGGAGGGGATCGGTTCCACCGGAGGAATTCCCGTTCATGGCTCGTAGGCTGCTCGCTTACGGTCCCGAAGCGGAGGTTGTCCAGCCAAAAGAATTACGGGAGCTTGTGGGGGAATTACTGGAGAGTAGCTTAGCCCCATATCGGCAGGATTTCTGA
- a CDS encoding dihydrofolate reductase family protein yields MKNNKVVLYIAVSLDGYIARNDGAVDWLFDVEGDGGDNGYNEFYSTVGTVVMGRLTYDEVLKLSDEFPYADKPCYVLSRTEQPPAPHVTFTNEALDTLIPRLKADSEGDVWLVGGGQLVAAFLEAGLLDELYITVTPKILGEGIPLFPQGTVPSTLRLKHIEQMGQFVSLIYTA; encoded by the coding sequence ATGAAAAACAATAAAGTCGTGTTATACATCGCGGTGAGCTTGGATGGTTATATTGCCAGAAATGACGGTGCCGTCGATTGGCTGTTTGATGTGGAAGGAGACGGAGGTGATAATGGGTATAACGAATTTTACAGTACAGTAGGTACGGTGGTAATGGGGCGGCTTACGTATGACGAAGTACTCAAGCTGTCCGATGAGTTCCCATATGCAGATAAACCATGTTATGTCCTGTCCAGGACGGAGCAACCTCCGGCCCCACACGTAACATTTACGAATGAGGCCTTAGACACTCTGATCCCACGCTTAAAAGCCGATTCGGAAGGCGATGTCTGGCTTGTCGGCGGCGGACAGCTTGTTGCGGCCTTCTTGGAAGCTGGTTTACTGGATGAACTCTATATTACCGTTACCCCAAAGATCCTCGGAGAAGGCATCCCGCTGTTTCCCCAGGGAACGGTCCCAAGCACTCTTCGTTTAAAGCATATAGAGCAAATGGGGCAATTTGTCTCGTTAATCTATACAGCCTAG
- a CDS encoding LysR family transcriptional regulator, with translation MSSKLDLYKIFCKVGKSESFSKAARDLYMTQPAVSQAIMQLESELDIRLFNRTPKGVSLTNEGSLLFEYVNSAINLIQAGEEKIQDFKNLTIGELKVGVGDTISRYFLLPKLETFHSQYPNIKFKIVNGTTQELCSILKSGEVDIAVCNFPLADSTLELRPCFNIHDIFVCGEKYRQLLSGPVSLEEVVKQPLILLEKNSNSRRYVEEYIRSKGIQIAPEFELGSHDLLLEFARINLGIACVTKEFSQEYLKKGILYEVPLSEVIPRRSIGVCSLKGVPLSIAAKKFVEIIEDQQF, from the coding sequence ATGTCGAGCAAGCTGGATTTATATAAAATATTTTGCAAAGTCGGAAAAAGCGAGAGTTTCTCAAAAGCAGCCAGAGATTTGTACATGACACAGCCGGCGGTTAGCCAGGCGATTATGCAATTAGAGAGCGAGTTAGACATTCGCTTGTTCAATAGAACGCCCAAAGGGGTGTCTTTAACTAATGAGGGCAGTCTGCTGTTTGAATATGTGAACTCGGCGATCAATTTGATTCAGGCCGGGGAAGAGAAAATCCAGGATTTCAAGAATTTGACGATAGGCGAATTGAAGGTTGGTGTCGGGGACACGATCTCCCGTTATTTTCTGCTTCCGAAGCTGGAGACTTTTCATAGTCAATATCCCAATATTAAATTTAAAATTGTGAACGGGACAACTCAGGAGCTATGCTCGATCTTAAAATCTGGCGAGGTTGATATCGCGGTCTGCAACTTTCCGCTTGCGGATTCAACGCTGGAGCTCCGGCCTTGCTTCAACATCCATGATATATTTGTGTGTGGGGAGAAGTATCGGCAGCTTCTGTCCGGTCCGGTGAGCCTGGAGGAAGTTGTAAAGCAGCCGTTGATATTGCTTGAGAAAAATTCCAATTCCAGACGATATGTGGAGGAGTACATTCGGTCTAAGGGGATTCAGATTGCCCCGGAGTTTGAACTTGGTTCCCATGACCTTCTGCTTGAATTCGCCAGGATCAATCTAGGAATCGCCTGTGTGACGAAGGAATTCTCCCAAGAGTACTTGAAGAAGGGGATCCTGTATGAGGTGCCGTTAAGCGAAGTGATTCCTCGCAGAAGTATCGGGGTATGTTCATTAAAAGGTGTGCCTTTATCGATTGCTGCCAAGAAATTCGTAGAAATTATCGAGGATCAACAGTTCTGA